The region TAAAAATAGCAATCAAAGCAGCATATACTAATATTTTTCTAAAATCCTTCATAACATCTCCTCTATAATTTTATTTATCATTCATTGCTTTGTATAATTTTTCCCACGTCTTTTCCAGGCCTTCTGAAATGATCTTTGTGCCGCCTGTAACGGGCATAAAATTTGTATCCCCATTCCATCTCGGTACTACATGGAAATGCACATGATCTGCAATTCCTGCTCCTGCAGGCCTGCCAAGATTCATGCCTATGTTAAATCCCTGAGGATTCATTACATCTTTCAGTACCTGGCAGCATTTGTCAATAACCTGAAAAAGCTCGAGTTTTTCCTCATCGTCAAGTTCCTGAATTGTACTTGTGTGCTTATACGGGACAATCAGGAGATGGCCGTTATTATAGGGGAATCTGTTCATAATTACAAAACAGGTTTTTCCCCTGAAAACTATCAAATTTTCTCTGTCTTTATCTTCTCCTGGCTTTGTACAGAATATACATCCGTTATCCTCATTAACATTTTCAATATACTCCATACGCCACGGAGCCCATAAAATATCCATCAGCACATCCCCTGTAAAGGAATTAAAAAAAATTTATTTTTTTATTCTTCGCTCTCTTTTGCAGCTTTTGCGCCTTCAATTATCTT is a window of bacterium DNA encoding:
- a CDS encoding HIT domain-containing protein, translating into MDILWAPWRMEYIENVNEDNGCIFCTKPGEDKDRENLIVFRGKTCFVIMNRFPYNNGHLLIVPYKHTSTIQELDDEEKLELFQVIDKCCQVLKDVMNPQGFNIGMNLGRPAGAGIADHVHFHVVPRWNGDTNFMPVTGGTKIISEGLEKTWEKLYKAMNDK